The Gordonia sp. KTR9 genome contains a region encoding:
- the fbaA gene encoding class II fructose-bisphosphate aldolase, whose amino-acid sequence MPIATPEQYAEMFDKAKKGGYAFPAINCTSSSTINAAIKGFADAGSDGIIQFSTGGAEFGSGQGVKDMVTGAVALAEFAHVVAEKYDVLIGLHTDHCPKDKLDTYVRPLLQVSQERVDAGRNPLFQSHMWDGSAVPLDENLEIAKELLAKAGAANIILEIEIGVVGGEEDGVENEINDKLFTTPEDFEKTIEALGASDSGNRYLLAATFGNVHGVYKPGNVKLRPDVLNTGQEVAAKKLGLGDGAKPFDFVFHGGSGSLKSEIDEALSYGVVKMNVDTDTQYAYTRPVAGHMFSNYDGVLKVDGDVGNKKVYDPRSWSKKAETNMSERVVEACNDLKSNGKSLTA is encoded by the coding sequence ATGCCCATTGCAACCCCGGAGCAGTACGCCGAGATGTTCGACAAGGCGAAGAAGGGCGGTTACGCATTCCCCGCGATCAACTGCACCTCGTCGTCGACGATCAACGCCGCCATCAAGGGTTTTGCCGACGCAGGCAGTGACGGGATCATCCAGTTCTCGACCGGTGGCGCCGAGTTCGGGTCCGGACAGGGTGTCAAGGACATGGTGACCGGTGCGGTCGCGCTCGCCGAGTTCGCGCACGTCGTCGCCGAGAAGTACGACGTCCTCATCGGCCTGCACACCGACCACTGCCCCAAGGACAAGCTCGACACCTACGTCCGCCCCCTGCTGCAGGTGTCGCAGGAGCGCGTCGACGCCGGCCGCAACCCGCTCTTCCAGTCGCACATGTGGGACGGCAGCGCCGTGCCGCTCGACGAGAACCTGGAGATCGCCAAGGAGCTGCTGGCCAAGGCGGGTGCAGCCAACATCATCCTGGAGATCGAGATCGGCGTGGTCGGCGGCGAGGAGGACGGCGTCGAGAACGAGATCAACGACAAGCTGTTCACCACCCCCGAAGACTTCGAGAAGACCATCGAGGCCCTCGGTGCCAGCGACTCGGGCAACCGCTACCTGCTCGCCGCGACCTTCGGCAACGTGCACGGCGTCTACAAGCCGGGCAACGTGAAGCTGCGCCCCGATGTCCTCAACACCGGCCAGGAAGTCGCCGCGAAGAAGCTGGGCCTCGGCGACGGAGCCAAGCCCTTCGACTTCGTCTTCCACGGCGGATCGGGCTCGCTCAAGAGCGAGATCGATGAGGCCCTGAGCTACGGCGTCGTGAAGATGAACGTCGACACCGACACGCAGTACGCCTACACCCGCCCGGTCGCCGGCCACATGTTCAGCAACTACGACGGTGTGCTGAAGGTCGACGGCGACGTCGGCAACAAGAAGGTCTACGACCCGCGCAGCTGGTCGAAGAAGGCCGAGACCAACATGAGCGAGCGCGTCGTCGAGGCGTGTAACGACCTCAAGTCCAACGGCAAGTCCCTGACTGCCTGA
- a CDS encoding VTT domain-containing protein has protein sequence MIDSALATTTTNLALLPGFLDPVNLLNSFGTWMLAGLLLVVFIESGLLFPLLPGDSLLFTAGLIVAAKSAEIEPFAPLWVLLVLIPIAAFLGDQVGYWIGKKAGYSLFRPDAKILKQVYIEEAHEFFEKHGPVTIILARFVPIVRTYAPLVAGAAKMRYPIFLTYNIIGAVAWGAGVTLLGYFLGQIEFIRDNIDYIFLFIVFISVLPIITEIVKRILRSRKKVVEEEPLPASDDAKN, from the coding sequence GTGATCGACTCCGCGCTTGCCACCACGACCACCAACCTGGCGCTCCTGCCGGGATTCCTGGATCCGGTGAACCTGCTCAACTCGTTCGGCACGTGGATGCTGGCCGGTCTGCTGTTGGTCGTGTTCATCGAGTCGGGTCTGCTGTTCCCGCTGCTCCCCGGCGACTCGCTGCTCTTCACCGCCGGGCTCATCGTGGCGGCGAAGTCGGCGGAGATCGAGCCCTTCGCCCCGCTGTGGGTGCTCCTCGTCCTGATCCCCATCGCGGCCTTCCTCGGCGACCAGGTCGGCTACTGGATCGGCAAGAAGGCAGGGTATTCGCTGTTCCGGCCGGACGCGAAGATCCTGAAGCAGGTCTACATCGAGGAGGCGCACGAGTTCTTCGAGAAGCATGGTCCGGTGACGATCATCCTCGCGCGCTTCGTCCCCATCGTGCGGACCTACGCTCCGCTGGTCGCCGGAGCCGCGAAGATGCGGTACCCGATCTTCCTCACGTACAACATCATCGGCGCGGTCGCCTGGGGTGCGGGAGTCACGCTGCTCGGCTACTTCCTGGGCCAGATCGAGTTCATCCGCGACAACATCGACTACATCTTCCTGTTCATCGTCTTCATCTCGGTTCTGCCGATCATCACCGAGATCGTCAAGCGCATTCTTCGCTCGCGCAAGAAGGTCGTCGAGGAGGAGCCCCTCCCCGCGTCCGACGACGCGAAGAACTGA
- a CDS encoding TrmH family RNA methyltransferase — MPGPTEWQTGPTVGVGPWADEHPGRPVPDDPRLDGELLAHGDTRNVVDAYRYWSREAIVADIDARRHPLHVAIENFAHDANIGTVVRTANAFAVAAVHIVGRRRWNRRGAMVTDRYQHLMHHETVSDLISWARDEGLTVVAVDNTPGARPLETADLPRDCVLLFGQEGPGVSDDAQREADLTVSIAQFGSTRSINAGVAAGIAMHAWVRQHADLDAAW; from the coding sequence GTGCCCGGTCCCACCGAGTGGCAGACCGGGCCGACCGTCGGCGTGGGGCCGTGGGCCGACGAACACCCCGGCCGTCCCGTTCCCGACGATCCGCGCCTCGACGGCGAGCTTCTCGCGCACGGTGACACGCGCAACGTCGTCGACGCCTATCGGTACTGGTCGCGGGAGGCGATCGTCGCCGACATCGACGCGCGCAGGCACCCGCTGCACGTCGCCATCGAGAACTTCGCACACGACGCGAACATCGGCACGGTGGTCCGCACCGCCAACGCCTTCGCGGTGGCCGCCGTCCACATCGTCGGACGACGCCGCTGGAACCGTCGCGGAGCGATGGTGACCGACCGCTACCAGCACCTGATGCACCACGAGACGGTGTCCGATCTCATCTCCTGGGCTCGCGACGAAGGGCTGACCGTGGTGGCGGTGGACAATACCCCCGGTGCTCGTCCCCTCGAGACAGCCGATCTACCCCGCGACTGCGTACTGCTGTTCGGTCAGGAGGGCCCCGGGGTCAGCGACGACGCCCAACGTGAGGCCGACCTCACGGTGTCGATCGCCCAGTTCGGCTCGACGCGCAGCATCAACGCGGGCGTGGCGGCCGGGATCGCCATGCACGCATGGGTCCGGCAGCACGCCGACCTCGACGCCGCGTGGTGA
- the pyrE gene encoding orotate phosphoribosyltransferase: MSSSAPVPAETPRVDPAAKAQLAELVRELAVVHGRVTLSSGKEADYYVDLRRATLHHEASRLIGRLMRELTADWDYVAVGGLTLGADPVATSIMHADGKPVDAFVVRKAAKTYGMQRQIEGPDIEGRDVLVVEDTSTTGASPSAAVEAVRGVGGNVVGVATVVDRATGADAVITALGVPYRSLLDLGDLGLA; the protein is encoded by the coding sequence ATGTCCTCGTCCGCACCGGTTCCCGCCGAGACCCCGCGGGTCGACCCGGCCGCGAAGGCACAGCTGGCCGAACTCGTCCGCGAGCTCGCCGTCGTGCACGGCAGGGTGACGCTGTCGTCCGGTAAAGAGGCCGACTACTACGTCGACCTGCGTCGGGCGACCCTGCATCACGAGGCCTCGCGGCTCATCGGGCGGCTGATGCGCGAACTGACCGCGGACTGGGACTACGTCGCCGTCGGTGGCCTGACCCTCGGTGCGGACCCCGTGGCGACGTCGATCATGCACGCCGACGGGAAACCGGTCGACGCCTTTGTCGTCCGGAAAGCGGCCAAGACGTACGGCATGCAACGCCAGATCGAGGGGCCCGACATCGAAGGCCGAGACGTCCTCGTCGTCGAGGACACCAGCACGACCGGCGCCTCGCCGTCCGCGGCTGTCGAGGCCGTGCGCGGCGTCGGCGGCAACGTCGTCGGTGTGGCCACCGTCGTCGACCGCGCGACCGGCGCCGATGCGGTCATCACCGCGCTCGGCGTGCCGTACCGCTCCCTCCTGGATCTCGGCGATCTCGGGCTTGCCTGA